A window of Halalkalibacillus sediminis contains these coding sequences:
- a CDS encoding LCP family protein: MDKKSNKLFSSFEDENLTFTKEDRLETFQKIKRNNKSNPSKKRNFLPEGKRIAPVMGTVMVLILAIGLFLPNLYSGNEVNLYNSDEQQATTQKENLSFSALLMSNGSNHRSNINILLTYNGRDRSVKLVPIPRDTYVQVIDSEGKMLGKDKLMHASALNGQPETVLNTVSNLFDISVDYYSVIAEEKIYEILGIKKDSLKDNSLLVNEVGNSIEEQASKINNLLEVSDTNIPNDITNDLKDSSSDSIKIIDMEEGIEKKVINGIYYLEINQEHLLKTKKTLKQHLSDEK; the protein is encoded by the coding sequence ATGGATAAAAAGTCTAATAAGCTATTCTCTTCTTTTGAAGATGAAAACTTAACATTTACTAAAGAGGACAGACTAGAAACCTTCCAGAAAATCAAAAGAAATAATAAAAGCAATCCGAGCAAAAAAAGAAATTTTCTCCCCGAAGGTAAACGTATAGCTCCAGTAATGGGTACTGTAATGGTATTAATATTAGCCATTGGCTTATTTCTGCCAAACCTATATTCAGGGAATGAAGTTAACCTGTACAATTCGGACGAACAGCAGGCGACGACACAAAAAGAAAATTTATCCTTTTCAGCTCTATTAATGAGCAATGGCTCTAATCACAGAAGCAATATCAATATCTTACTCACCTATAATGGTAGGGACAGAAGTGTAAAACTAGTTCCAATTCCTCGTGATACGTATGTTCAAGTTATTGATTCTGAAGGGAAGATGCTTGGTAAGGATAAGTTGATGCATGCTTCTGCTTTAAATGGTCAGCCTGAAACAGTTTTGAATACGGTGTCAAATTTATTTGATATTTCTGTTGATTATTACTCTGTAATTGCAGAAGAGAAGATATACGAAATATTAGGTATTAAAAAGGATAGCCTTAAGGATAATAGTCTTCTTGTTAACGAAGTTGGAAATTCAATTGAAGAACAAGCTTCCAAAATTAATAACCTCTTAGAAGTAAGCGATACAAATATTCCAAATGATATAACTAATGATCTGAAGGATAGTAGCTCAGATTCCATTAAAATAATTGATATGGAAGAAGGAATAGAAAAGAAAGTTATTAATGGTATTTATTATTTAGAAATAAATCAAGAGCATTTACTAAAGACCAAAAAAACTCTTAAACAGCATTTGAGTGACGAAAAATAA
- the smpB gene encoding SsrA-binding protein SmpB has product MAKKENNAIATNKKARHDFFIEETYEAGMVLQGTEIKSIRASRVNLKDSFARISKGELFVHNLHISTYEQGNRFNHEPTRARKLLLHKKEINKLIGYTQQKGYSIVPLKLYIKNGVAKLLIGVGKGKKKYDKREDLKRKQAKRDMDRAIKDQFQR; this is encoded by the coding sequence ATGGCGAAAAAAGAGAACAATGCCATTGCAACCAATAAAAAAGCGCGCCACGATTTTTTTATAGAAGAAACGTATGAAGCGGGGATGGTTCTTCAGGGGACTGAAATCAAGTCGATACGTGCGAGCCGTGTGAATTTAAAGGATTCATTCGCACGAATTTCAAAGGGAGAACTATTCGTTCATAACTTGCATATTTCAACTTATGAACAAGGGAACCGGTTCAATCACGAACCTACTCGAGCGCGTAAATTGTTACTTCATAAAAAAGAAATCAATAAATTGATCGGTTACACCCAGCAAAAAGGGTATTCAATCGTACCGTTGAAGCTGTATATAAAGAATGGTGTAGCTAAACTTCTGATTGGTGTAGGTAAAGGTAAGAAAAAGTACGATAAACGTGAGGATCTGAAACGTAAACAGGCGAAACGCGATATGGATCGTGCAATCAAAGACCAGTTCCAACGCTAA
- a CDS encoding lysozyme inhibitor LprI family protein — MKNNYKFLTIISMTIVLSVLTACGNPEESNSKSSNDTDSKSTQNENEESTSNSDNEVTTNQKEKYLDKLNEMEESDRHAETKSTISDMEEQEKERYEKWDQVLNEIYRELKKQLSEDQMDKLRVEQRNWIKHRDEAAKEASLKYEGGSTETLEYIATQASLTKERCYKLVAHYMK, encoded by the coding sequence ATGAAAAATAATTATAAGTTTCTAACGATAATTTCAATGACAATAGTATTATCTGTATTGACTGCGTGCGGAAACCCCGAAGAGTCAAATTCAAAATCAAGTAATGATACAGATAGTAAATCGACGCAAAACGAGAACGAAGAATCAACCAGTAATAGTGATAATGAGGTTACTACAAACCAAAAAGAAAAGTATCTCGATAAACTGAATGAAATGGAAGAATCAGATAGACACGCCGAAACTAAATCAACGATTTCTGACATGGAAGAACAAGAAAAGGAAAGGTACGAAAAGTGGGATCAAGTTTTGAATGAAATATATCGTGAATTGAAGAAGCAACTGAGTGAAGATCAAATGGATAAATTAAGGGTCGAACAACGAAATTGGATAAAACATAGAGATGAAGCTGCTAAAGAAGCGTCACTAAAGTATGAAGGTGGTTCAACAGAAACATTAGAATACATCGCAACTCAGGCAAGTCTTACAAAAGAAAGGTGCTATAAGTTAGTCGCACATTATATGAAGTAA
- a CDS encoding sigma-70 family RNA polymerase sigma factor has translation MEKEVKEDLLEEIMLEHGSDLVRLAFNYVKDKETAKDMVQNTFIKCYEYLDEFRYDSSIKTWLFRITINQCKDYLGSWHYRKVHAKSLFGNAITSISPSAEDRVIQNSHDKHIKDLIFTLPKNYREVIFLYYYKSLSISEIAEVTQLNHNTVKTRLRRAKHKLKIIMEEENVYG, from the coding sequence ATGGAAAAAGAGGTAAAAGAAGATTTGTTAGAAGAAATTATGTTAGAGCATGGTAGTGATTTGGTTCGGTTGGCGTTTAACTACGTAAAAGATAAAGAGACTGCAAAAGATATGGTTCAGAATACTTTTATCAAATGCTATGAATACTTGGATGAGTTTCGTTATGATTCGTCCATAAAAACATGGTTATTTAGAATAACGATTAATCAATGTAAAGATTATTTGGGAAGCTGGCATTATAGAAAAGTGCATGCTAAAAGTCTGTTTGGTAATGCAATTACATCTATTTCACCTTCAGCAGAAGACAGGGTAATCCAAAATTCCCATGACAAGCATATAAAAGATCTTATTTTTACTTTGCCAAAAAATTATCGTGAAGTCATCTTTCTGTATTACTATAAGTCTTTATCGATTAGCGAAATAGCTGAAGTAACACAACTGAATCACAATACAGTTAAAACAAGGCTTAGAAGAGCTAAGCATAAATTGAAAATAATAATGGAGGAGGAAAATGTCTATGGATAA
- a CDS encoding DUF899 family protein, whose translation MNQNHHTSALPKVVNREKWQDKLNELRIREKAHTREGDAIAAARRRLPMVEVDPTTPLIGPDGPVTLLESFEGRTQLIAYFHMWHTGKPAAEQCEGCTFSTTHINELSYLHSRDVSYATFCEGPYEESSRYRDFMGWTVPWYSVPQESVKRLIADRHFGILVSYLRDGNKVYETYWTTGRGNEPMSPSYGLLDLTVYGRQEFWEDSPKGWPQHWGSKGGQFTMDGRPTAQWSRLKAGRSDDLGT comes from the coding sequence ATGAATCAAAATCACCACACTTCGGCCCTGCCTAAAGTGGTCAACCGGGAAAAATGGCAGGACAAACTAAATGAATTGCGAATCCGAGAGAAGGCACATACACGCGAAGGTGACGCAATTGCGGCTGCCCGTCGACGGCTACCGATGGTCGAAGTTGACCCCACCACACCACTGATTGGCCCGGATGGTCCAGTCACGCTTCTGGAGTCTTTTGAAGGCAGGACCCAGTTGATCGCCTACTTTCACATGTGGCACACGGGCAAACCCGCCGCAGAGCAGTGTGAAGGTTGCACCTTTTCCACGACTCACATCAACGAGCTCTCCTACCTTCACTCACGGGACGTCAGTTACGCTACTTTCTGTGAGGGGCCATATGAAGAGAGCTCTCGATATCGCGACTTCATGGGGTGGACGGTTCCTTGGTACTCGGTCCCTCAGGAATCAGTGAAACGGTTAATCGCAGACAGACATTTTGGAATCTTAGTCAGTTATCTCCGGGACGGTAACAAAGTATACGAGACTTACTGGACCACCGGCCGAGGTAACGAACCGATGTCCCCATCTTACGGCTTGTTGGACTTAACTGTTTACGGACGGCAGGAGTTTTGGGAGGATTCACCCAAGGGCTGGCCGCAACACTGGGGATCCAAAGGTGGGCAATTTACTATGGATGGCCGTCCTACTGCCCAATGGTCTCGCCTGAAAGCCGGACGCTCCGACGACCTTGGCACCTAG
- a CDS encoding M3 family metallopeptidase, with protein sequence MNSETIQSIAKELHQEQVKYSKLNWALFTTGDDFGVKDQYHNIMEILKDQSKFEAIDTYKRKDLPAEEARKAEIMYNSFKPFHLSDELNELNVKIQEKTNELSKILNTFRYKLDGKEVSAVELSQVLSMDPDREKRKRAYFARNQINELMVESGFVELVQLRKEFAEKYGAKDYVAYKLEANELNPDTFDSWLDELHELLPKMKEGRQKYAQKFLGESEIMPWDESYIQSKIAPSLNQTVDMSEYHEHLTELFNRFGIDLAGMNITYDIFPRNNKSEWGYNFPVETGKDSRILANVKNRYYEYGVLLHESGHGAHSFLNDPNELILNNGISGIVSEGIANLFQSFLYSRSFFEKFFEDPDQAEQEFQELKEYSKLNALRSIGRIFFDHSLYKNDIQSLDDIYELYWKNHKEVLQEDPFGEAPPWAFIIHFTTHPIYMHNYFMGDVTCEMLKQVFKERTGGEIMDYPKAFGEFLLNEVIKPSGRYKYNELFKRISGEEFSLRFMID encoded by the coding sequence ATGAACAGTGAAACGATTCAATCCATTGCAAAAGAACTACATCAAGAACAAGTTAAATACAGTAAATTGAATTGGGCATTATTTACTACTGGAGACGACTTCGGAGTAAAAGACCAATATCATAACATAATGGAGATTCTGAAGGACCAGTCCAAATTCGAGGCAATTGATACATATAAAAGAAAGGATTTACCTGCTGAAGAAGCACGAAAAGCAGAAATCATGTATAACAGCTTTAAACCCTTTCACCTATCAGATGAGCTCAATGAACTGAATGTAAAAATTCAAGAGAAGACCAATGAGCTTTCAAAGATTTTGAATACATTCCGTTACAAACTAGATGGAAAGGAAGTATCCGCTGTAGAATTAAGCCAAGTACTTAGCATGGATCCTGATCGTGAGAAACGAAAGCGTGCTTATTTTGCAAGGAACCAGATTAATGAATTGATGGTCGAATCAGGTTTTGTTGAACTTGTCCAACTGCGTAAAGAATTCGCTGAAAAATATGGTGCGAAAGATTATGTAGCTTATAAACTAGAAGCAAACGAACTTAATCCTGATACTTTCGATAGTTGGCTCGACGAACTGCATGAACTCCTCCCTAAAATGAAAGAAGGAAGACAAAAATATGCTCAGAAATTTTTAGGGGAAAGCGAAATCATGCCCTGGGATGAATCTTATATTCAATCTAAGATTGCACCTTCACTAAACCAAACGGTGGACATGTCAGAATACCACGAGCATTTAACCGAATTATTTAACCGCTTCGGAATCGATCTTGCAGGCATGAATATTACTTACGACATCTTCCCAAGAAACAATAAATCTGAATGGGGTTATAATTTCCCTGTTGAGACTGGTAAAGACTCCCGTATTTTGGCAAATGTTAAAAATAGGTACTATGAATACGGCGTACTACTTCATGAATCTGGCCACGGAGCACATTCTTTCTTGAACGACCCAAATGAACTCATTTTGAATAATGGAATTAGTGGTATCGTCAGTGAAGGCATCGCGAATTTATTTCAGAGTTTCTTATATAGCCGCAGTTTCTTTGAGAAATTCTTCGAAGACCCTGACCAAGCTGAACAGGAATTCCAAGAGTTAAAAGAATACAGCAAACTCAATGCCCTACGTAGCATTGGAAGAATCTTCTTCGACCACAGCCTTTATAAAAATGACATACAATCACTAGATGATATATATGAGTTGTATTGGAAGAACCATAAGGAAGTCTTACAAGAAGATCCATTTGGAGAAGCACCACCATGGGCCTTCATTATTCATTTCACTACACACCCAATATATATGCATAACTACTTCATGGGCGACGTCACTTGCGAAATGCTGAAACAAGTATTCAAGGAGAGAACTGGTGGGGAAATTATGGACTACCCGAAAGCTTTTGGTGAGTTCTTATTGAATGAAGTCATTAAACCTTCAGGAAGATATAAGTATAATGAGTTATTTAAACGGATCAGCGGAGAGGAATTTTCTTTAAGATTTATGATAGATTAA
- a CDS encoding ABC transporter ATP-binding protein, translating into MIRKFFTYYKPHKRLFMIDFSSAVIVAILELAFPVAVQWFIDDLLHGDDWGLIVTVSILLLVVYLLSTFLQYIVSYLGHKLGINIETDMREELFTHVQKHSFRFFDNTKTGHIMSRITNDLFDIGELAHHGPEDAFIAMMTFFGAFGIMFYFNPTLAYIALVMVPLLVALVTYCNIAMNKAWHNMYGNIANVNARVEDAVSGVRVVQSFTNEDFEINRFQKDNGLFRIAKIGAYRVMAWTHSSIYMMTRLLTLLVLVVGSWLVFNDQLTYGELVLFVLFTNVLIKPIDKISALLELYPKGMAGFKRFRDLVEQEPDIVDRPNAKVVDDLKGDIEFHHVDFSYDRYKSVLKDINLKIQPGETVAFVGPSGAGKTTICSLIPRFYDVNKGSITIDDTDIRDMTKKSLRSQIGIVQQDVFLFTGTIRENIAYGKQDATESEIREAAKKAHLDDVIADLPQGYDTQIGERGLKLSGGQKQRLAIARMFLKNPSILILDEATSALDTQTEKIIQKSLNDLTEDRTTLVIAHRLATIRDADRVVVVTNEGVAEQGTYQELISANGIFSNLHKIQFDIKE; encoded by the coding sequence ATGATAAGAAAATTTTTTACATACTACAAACCACATAAACGATTATTCATGATAGATTTTTCAAGCGCTGTTATAGTTGCTATTCTTGAACTAGCTTTTCCAGTTGCAGTTCAATGGTTTATAGATGATTTACTTCATGGGGACGATTGGGGATTAATTGTAACGGTGAGTATTTTACTACTCGTGGTGTATTTATTAAGTACATTCTTACAATACATAGTCAGTTACTTAGGGCATAAGCTTGGGATCAATATTGAAACAGACATGCGTGAAGAACTTTTTACTCACGTACAAAAACATTCGTTTCGCTTTTTTGATAATACTAAGACCGGACATATCATGAGCCGAATTACGAATGACTTGTTTGACATTGGTGAGTTAGCTCACCATGGGCCAGAGGATGCCTTCATTGCAATGATGACATTTTTCGGAGCCTTTGGGATCATGTTTTATTTCAATCCAACGCTAGCTTATATTGCACTCGTCATGGTACCTCTTCTGGTAGCATTGGTTACTTACTGTAATATTGCTATGAACAAAGCTTGGCATAATATGTACGGCAATATTGCCAATGTGAATGCTCGCGTCGAAGATGCTGTATCTGGTGTGCGCGTGGTTCAATCTTTTACGAATGAGGACTTTGAAATTAATCGTTTCCAAAAAGATAATGGGTTATTTAGAATAGCTAAGATTGGTGCTTACCGTGTGATGGCCTGGACTCACTCAAGCATATACATGATGACGCGGTTATTAACATTACTTGTACTAGTCGTTGGTTCATGGTTAGTTTTCAATGATCAATTAACGTATGGTGAGTTGGTTCTATTTGTTTTATTCACTAATGTCCTTATTAAACCAATAGATAAAATTAGTGCGTTATTAGAGCTTTATCCTAAAGGAATGGCTGGGTTCAAGAGGTTCCGTGATTTAGTCGAACAGGAGCCAGATATCGTAGATAGACCAAATGCTAAGGTAGTTGACGATCTTAAAGGTGATATAGAATTTCATCATGTAGATTTTTCTTATGACCGATACAAATCTGTGTTAAAAGACATTAACCTTAAGATCCAACCAGGAGAAACAGTAGCATTTGTGGGTCCATCTGGGGCTGGTAAAACAACAATTTGTTCGTTAATACCTCGGTTCTATGATGTAAACAAAGGGTCAATAACCATTGATGATACCGATATACGAGACATGACGAAAAAATCTCTTCGCTCACAAATCGGAATTGTTCAGCAAGATGTGTTTTTATTTACAGGAACGATACGTGAAAATATTGCTTACGGAAAACAGGATGCTACAGAGAGCGAAATTCGTGAGGCTGCGAAGAAAGCACATCTAGACGACGTTATTGCAGACTTACCTCAGGGTTATGATACTCAAATCGGGGAACGTGGATTGAAGTTATCAGGTGGGCAAAAACAGCGATTAGCAATTGCACGCATGTTCTTAAAAAATCCATCAATCTTAATATTGGACGAGGCTACTTCAGCACTTGATACACAAACAGAAAAAATTATTCAAAAGTCGCTTAATGACTTAACTGAAGACCGTACAACGTTGGTTATAGCTCACCGCCTTGCAACGATTCGGGATGCAGATCGAGTAGTGGTTGTTACTAATGAGGGTGTTGCTGAACAGGGCACATATCAAGAACTCATTAGTGCCAATGGAATATTCTCGAACCTTCATAAGATTCAGTTTGATATAAAAGAATAA